One Aquisediminimonas profunda genomic region harbors:
- a CDS encoding bile acid:sodium symporter family protein, whose product MTSAVELLGLWVPSLMPYILALLMGGVGLSVSLTQLAESAIRWRLLAAVTVSMQLVLPLFVLCAVTMSGLSPAIAIGTVVLASCPGGLFSNYLTAVARANTALSITLTTYTTIIYTFTAPFWAWVAMSQFALKDMSPLVDYQPINVFVSLLLSVLLPVLGGSTLRSWRPTFADRFGPAVTNFGATMLIVAYAALTYRNSDEIERSLQEAIAPVIGFLLISVLMSLVLAKLMKLNGADSAALSIEHVVRQEGTGIMIVASFIGVPLAALPMLLSSLLGLAVAVLIVFASRLGAWQPNRQQV is encoded by the coding sequence ATGACGAGCGCTGTCGAGTTGTTAGGTCTTTGGGTTCCATCACTAATGCCATATATCCTAGCTCTTCTCATGGGGGGCGTCGGGCTGAGCGTTAGTCTGACACAGCTGGCCGAAAGTGCCATTCGATGGCGCTTACTCGCTGCAGTGACGGTTTCCATGCAACTAGTTCTGCCGCTATTTGTGCTGTGCGCAGTGACCATGTCGGGGCTGAGCCCTGCGATCGCTATCGGAACCGTCGTTCTGGCCAGTTGTCCTGGCGGTTTGTTCTCGAACTATCTGACTGCTGTTGCCCGGGCGAATACCGCCCTTTCGATAACGCTCACCACCTACACCACGATTATCTACACATTCACTGCCCCATTCTGGGCATGGGTCGCGATGTCGCAATTTGCGCTTAAGGATATGTCGCCGCTGGTCGACTATCAACCCATTAATGTATTTGTTTCTCTTCTACTTTCGGTTTTGTTGCCAGTTCTAGGCGGCTCCACGCTGCGTAGCTGGCGACCAACATTTGCGGACCGTTTCGGGCCGGCTGTAACGAACTTTGGAGCAACAATGTTGATCGTCGCATATGCCGCACTGACCTATCGAAATTCCGACGAGATCGAGCGAAGTTTGCAAGAGGCGATCGCGCCTGTAATCGGGTTTCTGCTCATATCAGTATTGATGTCGCTTGTTCTTGCAAAGCTCATGAAGCTCAATGGTGCCGACAGCGCAGCACTCTCGATAGAACATGTGGTTCGTCAGGAGGGCACAGGGATCATGATTGTCGCCTCCTTTATCGGAGTGCCGCTCGCGGCGCTTCCAATGCTGCTCAGTTCTTTGCTTGGTCTCGCAGTCGCAGTTCTAATTGTCTTCGCGTCCCGATTAGGTGCTTGGCAGCCGAACAGGCAACAGGTATGA
- a CDS encoding pyridoxal phosphate-dependent aminotransferase → MGIGLNSLPPPEAINALRESGSGDPQQELRQAIHCKYREEQRLEFDPLCNILLTGGARVGIAVAMLGLVDPGDIVVIPDPDYIGLVHMAEAVGASVRRFPIILPASGRLTIDFDCLAEALVGARMFAFTNPNNPMGGIWREEDLRELSRIADRNGTLLLCSEIYDKLIFESRPFVSLLANANLDHTLVINGTAKAYNLAGFGVGWMVCGSALHAYLQDLMILTHQAAPGVPSMRAASAVLAPGVRDSLPESQVGIMRKVARRYQDLLRRHTASGINLPQGGQFVFPDFATDDLALAIQLRREAGVLTVPGQIWGISGRGHLRLSLNPDPTRFEEGLERFDRILCSSLLKEAKQI, encoded by the coding sequence TTGGGAATCGGTCTTAACTCGCTGCCCCCACCAGAAGCGATCAATGCTTTGAGAGAAAGTGGATCAGGCGACCCCCAACAAGAGCTGCGCCAAGCAATCCATTGTAAGTATCGCGAGGAACAACGGCTCGAATTTGATCCACTATGCAATATCCTTTTGACAGGGGGTGCACGCGTAGGAATCGCAGTTGCCATGCTCGGTCTCGTCGATCCTGGCGATATTGTAGTCATCCCGGATCCCGATTACATCGGCTTGGTCCATATGGCCGAGGCAGTTGGGGCGAGTGTTCGCAGATTTCCCATTATACTCCCGGCGAGCGGGCGCCTAACTATAGATTTTGACTGCCTAGCCGAAGCGCTGGTCGGAGCGCGTATGTTTGCGTTTACGAACCCAAATAATCCGATGGGGGGGATCTGGCGAGAGGAAGACCTAAGGGAGTTGTCAAGAATTGCCGATCGCAACGGAACCCTGCTTTTGTGCAGCGAAATCTACGACAAACTGATTTTCGAAAGCCGGCCTTTCGTTTCGCTATTAGCGAATGCAAACTTGGACCATACGCTCGTAATAAATGGGACAGCAAAAGCCTATAATCTTGCCGGTTTCGGCGTCGGTTGGATGGTTTGTGGGAGTGCCCTGCATGCCTACCTCCAAGATCTCATGATTTTGACACATCAGGCAGCTCCAGGAGTGCCTTCTATGAGAGCTGCCTCTGCAGTCTTAGCCCCAGGCGTTCGTGACTCGCTACCAGAATCTCAGGTTGGCATCATGCGGAAAGTGGCCCGCCGTTACCAGGATTTACTTCGTCGGCACACAGCTTCGGGAATCAACCTACCGCAAGGCGGGCAATTTGTGTTTCCAGATTTTGCCACTGACGACCTTGCCTTGGCGATACAACTGAGACGCGAAGCTGGGGTGCTTACTGTTCCCGGACAAATTTGGGGGATCTCGGGCCGCGGGCACCTGCGACTATCGTTGAATCCAGATCCGACGCGCTTTGAGGAAGGCTTGGAGCGCTTCGATAGAATCCTCTGTAGCTCTCTGCTCAAAGAGGCGAAGCAGATCTAA
- a CDS encoding GntR family transcriptional regulator, whose product MAIHHQLGVSPKRLADLGVSYTKRRMIDQSDSFLRKVSPVQRHDLADQVATRIEEAIQAGVYQPGERLVLDRLAEELGISRTPLRDALAKLRALGLVEQLRRGYKVTEPSFRDILDLLDIICTLEKLAAKLAAERADPNMKRGILNAALNGPVHPPYNNPELDFHLQVVRAAQSEHLLRARPNPATLSLREERLVMGYAAGQIEEAREQHIAIARAIDSGDGEAAATLIESHWRDARNKLEAVVAMKA is encoded by the coding sequence ATGGCAATTCACCACCAATTAGGCGTATCTCCAAAGCGCTTGGCAGATCTTGGGGTTTCGTATACGAAGCGGCGCATGATTGATCAAAGTGATTCATTCCTACGAAAAGTTTCTCCAGTTCAGCGGCATGATCTTGCCGATCAAGTGGCCACGCGGATCGAAGAGGCAATTCAGGCTGGTGTGTATCAACCGGGCGAGCGGTTGGTATTGGACCGACTGGCAGAGGAGCTAGGAATCAGCAGAACGCCGCTGCGTGACGCGTTGGCAAAGTTGCGAGCGCTAGGCTTGGTCGAGCAATTGCGGCGCGGATACAAGGTCACTGAGCCGTCTTTCCGCGATATTTTGGATTTGCTTGATATTATCTGCACGCTTGAGAAGCTTGCGGCCAAACTTGCGGCCGAGCGAGCCGATCCAAATATGAAGCGGGGTATACTAAACGCGGCATTGAACGGTCCAGTCCACCCACCTTATAATAATCCTGAACTTGATTTTCATCTCCAAGTGGTGCGGGCTGCGCAATCAGAGCATCTGCTCAGAGCGAGACCCAATCCTGCAACTCTGTCTCTGCGCGAGGAGCGACTCGTTATGGGCTACGCTGCAGGACAAATCGAAGAGGCTCGAGAGCAACATATTGCGATTGCACGGGCCATCGATTCTGGCGATGGCGAGGCTGCCGCGACGTTGATTGAATCCCATTGGCGAGACGCAAGAAACAAACTCGAGGCAGTGGTGGCTATGAAAGCGTGA
- a CDS encoding peptidylprolyl isomerase, whose amino-acid sequence MVEILERVSVGGQEILPAEIAVEAQNHPSETPEAAWTAAAEALVIRRLMLDEAVRLGIVAADMLDADGQTLAPEDALIEALLEQEVTTPKADIATAERYYKLHKDRFTSPKIVEAEHILFAASPGDDLAYGLATGDARTTIRKLRADPSQFADLARQYSACPSKETGGNLGQIGPGQTVAPFEEALFGLSAGELCNEPVKTRFGVHVIRAGRCIEEKQLPFELVREKIATYLEEASWRRAVSQYLAILAAQAKVEGVALATADGLLVQ is encoded by the coding sequence ATGGTTGAGATACTGGAACGGGTCAGCGTCGGAGGGCAGGAAATTCTGCCCGCCGAAATTGCGGTCGAAGCGCAGAATCATCCTTCGGAAACGCCCGAGGCGGCGTGGACAGCGGCAGCCGAGGCACTGGTCATTCGGCGCTTGATGCTTGATGAGGCGGTTCGGCTAGGGATTGTCGCTGCGGATATGCTGGATGCCGACGGGCAAACCCTGGCACCAGAGGATGCGCTGATCGAGGCGTTGCTTGAACAGGAAGTGACCACGCCCAAAGCGGATATTGCCACTGCCGAACGCTATTACAAACTGCACAAGGATCGTTTCACCTCTCCCAAAATTGTCGAGGCTGAGCATATTCTGTTTGCCGCATCGCCAGGCGACGATCTTGCCTATGGCCTCGCAACCGGTGATGCGCGCACGACGATCCGAAAACTTCGGGCGGATCCCAGCCAGTTTGCCGATCTTGCCCGGCAATACTCGGCGTGCCCATCCAAGGAAACGGGTGGCAATCTTGGTCAGATCGGACCCGGGCAGACCGTCGCTCCGTTCGAGGAAGCACTATTTGGACTTTCCGCAGGTGAATTGTGCAACGAACCCGTCAAGACCCGTTTCGGCGTTCATGTCATCCGGGCAGGCCGGTGTATCGAAGAAAAACAGCTGCCCTTCGAATTGGTCCGGGAAAAGATCGCCACCTATCTGGAAGAAGCCAGCTGGCGCCGCGCCGTCTCGCAATATCTGGCGATCCTTGCTGCTCAAGCCAAGGTCGAGGGCGTTGCTTTGGCTACCGCCGATGGGCTGTTGGTTCAATGA
- the narI gene encoding respiratory nitrate reductase subunit gamma, with the protein MAAFFNHLLFGIYPYIALAVLALGSIIRFDREPYGWRSGSSQLLRRKQLIWGSVLFHLGVLVIFFGHVGGLLTPIAVFDALGIPHGAKQVLAIMVGGIAGVLALTGATLLVHRRLFDPRIRKTSNASDILILVLLWLQLTLGMSTIPLSMQHLDGGEMVKFMNWAQGIFTFQAEASSYVADAHIVFKLHLMLGMTILLLFPFTRLVHMLSAPVRYVWRPGYQIVRSRKEALRNG; encoded by the coding sequence ATGGCCGCATTCTTCAACCACCTATTATTCGGGATTTATCCCTACATTGCACTCGCTGTACTGGCACTGGGTTCGATCATCCGGTTTGATCGCGAACCCTATGGCTGGCGCTCTGGATCAAGCCAGTTGCTGCGCCGCAAGCAACTGATCTGGGGATCGGTCCTGTTCCACCTCGGTGTACTGGTGATTTTTTTCGGCCATGTTGGTGGACTGTTGACGCCGATCGCGGTGTTTGACGCACTCGGCATCCCGCACGGCGCCAAACAGGTGCTCGCGATAATGGTCGGAGGCATTGCAGGGGTCCTTGCGCTGACTGGCGCGACCTTGTTGGTCCATCGCCGCCTGTTCGATCCGCGCATCCGCAAGACGTCGAATGCAAGCGATATCCTGATCCTTGTGCTGCTGTGGCTGCAGCTAACTCTCGGTATGTCGACCATACCGCTGTCTATGCAGCACCTTGATGGCGGCGAGATGGTGAAATTCATGAACTGGGCGCAAGGCATCTTCACATTTCAGGCCGAAGCATCAAGCTATGTTGCCGACGCCCATATCGTCTTCAAGCTACACCTGATGCTGGGCATGACGATCCTGCTGCTGTTCCCGTTCACGCGCCTGGTCCACATGCTTTCGGCCCCGGTTCGGTATGTCTGGCGGCCAGGCTACCAGATCGTTCGTTCGCGCAAGGAGGCGCTGCGCAATGGTTGA
- the narJ gene encoding nitrate reductase molybdenum cofactor assembly chaperone — MTMTFKILSALMQYPSAELQAAVPEMRQLLADEGLLSSAQCMALEPLFAQISAADLLEIQENYTDLFDRGRAHSLYLFEHVHGESRDRGQAMVDLRERYLDAGLEPVSNELPDFLPQFLEYCSVLPLADALEKLSEPGLVLAALAVRLGKRMSQYAAVLIALCDLARVDRGIDAESAIAPADNPDDLEALDAAWEVEEVRFAAAPDPQAGVECPQAAALVNRFAVPAASLASADGRSL, encoded by the coding sequence ATGACGATGACGTTCAAAATCCTCTCCGCTTTGATGCAGTACCCTTCTGCTGAATTGCAGGCAGCGGTGCCGGAGATGCGGCAGCTATTAGCCGACGAGGGGCTCTTGTCCTCGGCACAGTGCATGGCGCTCGAACCCTTGTTCGCGCAGATCAGCGCGGCAGATCTTCTCGAGATACAGGAAAACTACACCGACTTGTTTGATCGGGGCCGCGCGCATTCGCTTTATCTCTTTGAGCATGTCCATGGCGAGAGCCGCGATCGCGGCCAGGCGATGGTCGATTTGCGGGAACGATATCTGGACGCGGGGCTTGAACCAGTCTCCAACGAACTGCCCGACTTCCTCCCGCAGTTCCTGGAGTATTGTTCGGTCCTTCCGCTTGCAGACGCGCTGGAGAAACTCTCCGAACCCGGTTTGGTGCTGGCAGCATTGGCTGTTCGGCTGGGCAAGCGCATGTCGCAATATGCTGCGGTGCTGATTGCCTTGTGCGATCTGGCTCGAGTCGATCGCGGGATTGATGCTGAAAGTGCAATTGCCCCTGCCGACAATCCAGACGATCTTGAAGCGCTTGATGCTGCTTGGGAAGTAGAAGAAGTTCGGTTTGCGGCCGCTCCCGACCCGCAAGCCGGTGTCGAGTGCCCGCAGGCCGCTGCTCTGGTCAATCGTTTTGCGGTACCTGCCGCATCTCTCGCTTCCGCTGACGGCAGGAGCCTTTAA
- the narH gene encoding nitrate reductase subunit beta has product MKVRAQIGKVLNLDKCIGCHTCSVTCKNVWTSRDGMEYAWFNNVETKPGIGYPKDWENQRRWNGGWQVKGGRLQPRMGGKWRLLAKIFANPDLPEIDDYYEPFTFDYAHLQNAPESKAQPTARPRSAITGERMEKINWGPNWEEILGGEFAKRSADYNFEGVQKELYGQFENTFMMYLPRLCEHCLNPTCVAACPSGSIYKREEDGIVLIDQEKCRGWRMCVSGCPYKKIYYNWKSGKSEKCIFCYPRIEAGQPTVCSETCVGRIRYLGVMLYDADRIEEAASAPDVEDLYQAQLDIFLDPNDPAVIEQARKDGVPEAWLEAARHSPVWKMAMEWKVAFPLHPEYRTLPMVWYVPPLSPISAAAGAGKIAMIDDMPDVRSLRIPLKYLANLLTAGKEEPVAVCLDRMMAMRSYMRGKTVEGVIRTDIAERVGLSPRQIEEMYHVMAIANYEDRFVIPSGHREDAEDMFEERGSCGFSFGNGCSSGSTETNLFGAPARKKLQTPSEVM; this is encoded by the coding sequence ATGAAGGTTCGCGCGCAAATCGGCAAGGTGCTGAATCTTGACAAGTGCATCGGCTGCCACACCTGTTCGGTGACCTGCAAGAACGTCTGGACCAGCCGCGACGGCATGGAATACGCATGGTTCAACAATGTCGAAACCAAGCCAGGTATCGGTTATCCCAAGGATTGGGAAAACCAGCGGCGCTGGAACGGCGGCTGGCAGGTCAAGGGCGGGCGGCTCCAGCCGCGCATGGGCGGCAAATGGCGGCTGCTGGCCAAGATCTTCGCCAACCCCGATCTTCCCGAAATCGACGATTACTACGAGCCCTTCACTTTCGACTATGCTCATTTGCAAAATGCTCCGGAATCAAAGGCGCAGCCCACCGCACGGCCACGTTCAGCGATCACCGGCGAGCGGATGGAGAAGATCAACTGGGGCCCGAATTGGGAAGAAATCCTCGGCGGAGAATTTGCAAAGCGGTCCGCAGATTACAACTTCGAAGGCGTGCAGAAGGAACTGTACGGCCAGTTCGAAAACACCTTCATGATGTATCTGCCGCGACTATGCGAACATTGCCTTAACCCGACCTGCGTCGCAGCCTGTCCCTCGGGCTCGATCTACAAGCGCGAGGAAGACGGAATTGTCCTGATCGATCAGGAGAAATGTCGTGGTTGGCGGATGTGCGTCTCGGGATGTCCCTACAAGAAGATCTACTACAACTGGAAGAGCGGCAAATCGGAGAAGTGCATCTTCTGCTATCCGCGAATCGAGGCTGGGCAACCGACCGTCTGTTCTGAAACCTGTGTCGGGCGGATCCGCTATCTGGGCGTGATGCTCTATGACGCTGATCGGATAGAAGAAGCTGCTTCGGCGCCGGATGTCGAGGACCTTTATCAGGCGCAGCTCGATATCTTCCTTGATCCCAATGACCCCGCGGTCATCGAGCAAGCGCGCAAAGATGGCGTTCCCGAGGCTTGGCTCGAGGCGGCGCGCCATTCACCGGTCTGGAAGATGGCGATGGAATGGAAGGTCGCCTTCCCGCTTCATCCAGAATATCGCACGCTGCCAATGGTCTGGTATGTGCCGCCCTTGTCGCCAATCAGTGCGGCAGCGGGAGCTGGCAAGATCGCGATGATCGACGATATGCCTGACGTCCGCTCGCTGCGTATTCCGCTCAAATACCTCGCCAACCTGCTGACTGCCGGTAAGGAAGAGCCGGTTGCGGTCTGCCTTGACCGGATGATGGCCATGCGCAGCTACATGCGCGGCAAGACGGTTGAGGGCGTGATCCGCACCGACATCGCAGAGCGCGTTGGTTTGTCCCCTCGCCAGATCGAAGAGATGTATCACGTCATGGCGATCGCCAATTATGAGGACCGTTTCGTCATTCCAAGCGGCCATCGCGAAGATGCCGAAGACATGTTCGAAGAGCGCGGCTCTTGCGGCTTCTCTTTCGGAAACGGTTGTTCGAGCGGAAGCACCGAGACCAACCTGTTTGGCGCACCGGCGCGCAAGAAACTGCAAACGCCATCGGAGGTGATGTGA
- a CDS encoding nitrate reductase subunit alpha, with protein sequence MSHLLDRLTFFKQAKTPFSDGHGVTTGESREWEDSYRKRWQHDKVVRSTHGVNCTGSCSWKIYVKGGIITWETQQTDYPRTRPELPNHEPRGCARGASYSWYIYSAQRLKYPLVRSRLVRLWREARQTMPPVAAWASIVEDSAKRKSYTSIRGHGGFVRAGWDEVTEIVAAANAYTAKRYGPDRIIGFSPIPAMSMVSYAAGSRYLSLLGGTSMSFYDWYCDLPPSSPQTWGEQTDVPESADWYNSGFIMLWGSNVPQTRTPDAHFFTEARYRGAKTVVVSPDYAEATKFADLWLNAKQGTDAALAMALGHVILREYHLDRQVPYFEDYCRKYSDMPMLVRLVEKDGAYVPERMLRASDFNGSLGEKNNPEWKSVAIDDVSGKVVAPLGTAGFRWGEKGKWNLEEKDGKGDDVKLRMTAILDDDHDDIVEVSFPYFGNREHDHFKGTDHPDVLNRRVPVRSIALKDGKAIIATVFDLFCANYGLDRGLGGEHVSDNYSDNVPYTPAWAEKITGVPAEQIIATARGFAANAEQTNGKSMIILGAGLNHWYHMDMNYRGIINMLVICGCIGQSGGGWCHYVGQEKLRPQTGWLPLAFGLDWNRPPRQMNSTSFFYAHSDQWRYETLDVKEILSPTAPDGDWSGTLIDYNVRAERMGWLPSAPQLKTNPLDVAKAIRVSGKAAKDYVAEGLQSGDLEMSCRDPDDPANWPRNMFVWRSNILGSSGKGHEYFLKHLLGTSHGVQGKNLGETGAQKPDEVNWHDEAPKGKLDLAVTLDFRMSTTCVYSDIVLPTASWYEKDDLNTSDMHPFIHPLSAAIDPVWETKSDWEIYKSLAKKFSEIAPEVLGVEEDVVLTPILHDTPGELAQPFDVADWGRGEGNAIPGVTMPNVAVVERDYPGLYKRFTSLGPLVEKLGNGGKGINWNTDREVELLKRLNGMVNDGGPTHGNARIESAIDACEVLLMLAPETNGEVAVKAWEALSENTGRSHTHLAKPKEDEKIRFRDVQAQPRKIISSPTWSGIESETVCYTAGYTNVHELIPWRTLTGRQQLYQDHPWMRAFGEGFCVYRPPIDTMTVKPMIDQAKDEKHVILNFITPHQKWGIHSTYTDNLLMLTLSRGGPIVWMSEVDAVKAGLVDNDWVEAFNTNGALVARVVVSQRIKEGTLFMYHAQEKIVNMPGSPLTGNRGGIHNSVTRAVLKPTHMIGGYVQLAYGFNYYGTVGSNRDEFVIVRKLSKVDWMEETLPTDELAGEDVT encoded by the coding sequence ATGAGCCACCTTCTCGATCGCCTGACGTTCTTCAAGCAGGCAAAGACTCCGTTCTCGGACGGTCATGGCGTCACCACTGGGGAATCCCGCGAATGGGAAGACAGTTATCGCAAACGCTGGCAACACGACAAGGTGGTGCGCTCGACCCACGGGGTAAATTGCACCGGTTCATGCTCGTGGAAGATCTACGTCAAGGGCGGGATCATCACTTGGGAAACGCAGCAGACTGACTATCCACGCACCCGGCCCGAGTTGCCCAACCATGAGCCACGCGGCTGCGCACGCGGGGCCAGCTACAGCTGGTACATCTACTCGGCCCAGCGGCTAAAATATCCTCTGGTCCGCTCGCGCCTGGTGCGGCTGTGGCGCGAGGCGCGCCAGACTATGCCGCCGGTCGCCGCATGGGCCTCGATTGTCGAGGATTCGGCCAAGCGCAAGAGCTACACCTCAATCCGCGGCCATGGCGGCTTTGTCCGCGCCGGGTGGGACGAAGTTACCGAGATCGTTGCGGCAGCAAACGCCTATACCGCCAAAAGATATGGCCCTGATCGGATCATTGGATTTTCGCCGATACCGGCGATGTCGATGGTAAGCTATGCAGCGGGATCGCGCTATTTATCGCTTCTCGGCGGCACCAGCATGTCTTTCTATGACTGGTATTGCGATCTGCCGCCGTCGAGCCCGCAAACATGGGGCGAGCAGACCGATGTTCCCGAAAGTGCTGACTGGTACAATTCGGGCTTCATCATGCTGTGGGGCTCGAATGTCCCGCAAACCCGCACACCTGATGCGCATTTTTTCACCGAGGCGCGCTATCGCGGCGCAAAGACAGTCGTGGTCTCACCTGACTATGCCGAGGCAACCAAGTTCGCCGACCTGTGGCTCAACGCCAAGCAGGGAACCGATGCCGCGCTGGCCATGGCGCTAGGGCACGTTATCCTGCGCGAGTATCATCTCGACCGGCAAGTGCCCTATTTCGAAGACTATTGCCGCAAATATTCCGACATGCCGATGCTGGTCCGGCTAGTCGAGAAAGACGGCGCGTATGTTCCTGAGAGGATGCTGCGCGCCTCGGATTTCAATGGATCCCTGGGCGAGAAGAACAACCCCGAATGGAAATCGGTCGCGATCGACGATGTCAGCGGGAAAGTGGTCGCCCCGCTTGGCACGGCGGGGTTCCGCTGGGGCGAAAAGGGCAAATGGAACCTCGAGGAAAAAGATGGCAAGGGTGACGACGTCAAGCTTCGCATGACCGCCATTCTCGACGATGATCATGATGACATTGTCGAAGTCTCGTTCCCCTATTTCGGAAATCGCGAACACGACCACTTCAAGGGCACGGACCATCCAGATGTGCTGAACAGGCGCGTGCCGGTTCGTTCGATTGCGCTCAAGGACGGCAAGGCCATTATCGCGACTGTGTTTGATCTGTTCTGCGCCAACTATGGCCTCGATCGAGGCCTCGGCGGAGAACATGTCAGCGACAACTACAGCGATAACGTCCCTTACACTCCGGCTTGGGCTGAGAAGATCACCGGTGTCCCGGCCGAACAGATCATTGCGACGGCGCGTGGCTTTGCGGCCAACGCTGAGCAGACCAACGGCAAATCAATGATCATCCTCGGGGCAGGTCTCAACCACTGGTACCACATGGATATGAATTATCGCGGCATCATCAACATGTTGGTGATATGCGGTTGCATTGGCCAGTCCGGCGGCGGCTGGTGCCACTATGTCGGGCAGGAAAAACTGCGTCCGCAAACTGGCTGGCTGCCACTCGCCTTCGGGCTCGACTGGAATCGTCCGCCTCGCCAGATGAACTCGACCAGCTTCTTTTACGCGCATAGCGACCAGTGGCGCTACGAGACGCTCGATGTGAAGGAGATTCTCTCCCCCACAGCGCCCGATGGCGACTGGTCGGGGACGTTGATCGATTATAATGTCCGGGCTGAACGGATGGGCTGGTTGCCCTCCGCACCGCAACTCAAGACCAATCCGCTTGACGTCGCCAAGGCCATCAGAGTGTCGGGCAAGGCAGCCAAGGACTATGTGGCGGAGGGGCTGCAATCGGGCGACCTTGAAATGTCGTGCCGCGATCCGGACGATCCCGCCAACTGGCCGCGCAATATGTTCGTCTGGCGCTCGAACATCCTGGGATCCTCGGGCAAAGGCCATGAGTATTTCCTGAAACACCTGCTCGGCACGTCGCACGGCGTGCAGGGCAAGAACCTTGGCGAAACCGGTGCGCAAAAGCCTGACGAGGTAAACTGGCACGACGAAGCGCCAAAGGGAAAACTGGACCTCGCCGTTACGCTCGATTTCCGCATGTCCACGACCTGCGTCTATTCAGACATCGTCCTGCCAACCGCCAGCTGGTACGAAAAGGACGATCTCAACACGTCTGACATGCACCCTTTTATCCACCCGCTGTCGGCTGCGATTGATCCGGTCTGGGAAACCAAGTCGGACTGGGAAATCTATAAGAGCCTTGCCAAGAAGTTCTCTGAAATCGCGCCGGAAGTACTCGGCGTCGAAGAAGATGTTGTGCTCACTCCGATCCTCCACGACACGCCAGGGGAGCTGGCACAACCCTTCGACGTTGCCGATTGGGGACGTGGCGAAGGAAATGCAATTCCAGGCGTGACCATGCCCAACGTTGCCGTGGTCGAACGCGATTATCCCGGGCTTTACAAGCGCTTCACGTCGCTTGGGCCCTTAGTCGAAAAACTTGGCAATGGCGGCAAGGGGATCAACTGGAACACGGATCGTGAGGTTGAGTTGCTGAAGCGCCTCAATGGTATGGTCAATGATGGCGGCCCAACTCACGGCAACGCAAGGATCGAAAGCGCGATCGACGCTTGCGAAGTGCTGTTGATGCTGGCGCCCGAGACAAACGGCGAAGTCGCGGTCAAGGCATGGGAGGCGCTCTCGGAAAACACCGGACGCAGCCACACGCATCTGGCAAAGCCCAAGGAAGACGAGAAGATCCGGTTCCGCGACGTCCAGGCCCAGCCGCGCAAGATCATCTCTTCGCCCACCTGGTCAGGGATCGAGAGCGAGACCGTGTGCTACACCGCGGGCTATACCAATGTTCATGAGCTGATCCCGTGGCGCACTTTGACCGGTCGTCAGCAGCTTTATCAGGACCATCCCTGGATGCGCGCCTTTGGCGAAGGTTTCTGCGTCTATCGTCCGCCAATCGATACAATGACCGTCAAGCCGATGATTGATCAGGCCAAGGATGAAAAGCACGTCATTCTGAACTTCATCACCCCGCACCAGAAATGGGGCATCCATTCGACATATACAGACAACCTCTTGATGCTGACGCTGTCACGCGGCGGGCCGATCGTGTGGATGTCGGAAGTCGACGCGGTGAAAGCCGGGCTGGTCGACAACGATTGGGTCGAAGCCTTCAACACCAATGGCGCTCTGGTCGCGCGGGTGGTTGTCTCACAGCGCATAAAGGAGGGAACGCTCTTCATGTACCATGCGCAAGAGAAGATCGTGAATATGCCGGGATCGCCGCTGACCGGCAATCGCGGCGGCATCCACAACAGTGTCACCCGCGCCGTGCTCAAACCGACCCACATGATCGGCGGCTATGTCCAGTTGGCCTATGGCTTCAATTACTACGGGACCGTCGGCTCCAACCGCGACGAATTCGTTATCGTCCGCAAGCTGTCCAAGGTCGACTGGATGGAAGAAACCCTGCCGACGGACGAACTGGCCGGGGAGGATGTGACATGA